The uncultured Hyphomonas sp. genome includes a window with the following:
- the mce gene encoding methylmalonyl-CoA epimerase, which produces MSEFKIGPLNHVGVAVPDLEEACETYRTLYGATDITTPFDMPDQGVKVCFVNLPNSQIELIEPLNEESPIHNFIQKNPKGGQHHVCFEVDDINEAVEEMGKRGATVLGKPRIGAHGTMIIFVHPKNSNGVLIELMESPKGDH; this is translated from the coding sequence ATGAGTGAATTCAAGATCGGACCATTGAACCATGTCGGCGTGGCCGTGCCGGATCTGGAAGAGGCCTGCGAAACATATCGCACCCTGTATGGTGCAACGGACATCACCACGCCCTTCGACATGCCCGACCAGGGCGTGAAAGTGTGCTTTGTGAACCTTCCGAACAGCCAGATTGAGCTGATCGAACCGCTGAACGAAGAGTCCCCGATCCACAATTTCATCCAGAAAAACCCGAAAGGCGGACAACACCATGTCTGCTTCGAAGTGGATGACATCAACGAGGCTGTGGAAGAAATGGGCAAGCGGGGCGCAACCGTGCTCGGCAAGCCGCGCATTGGTGCCCATGGCACGATGATCATCTTCGTTCACCCGAAAAACTCGAATGGCGTTCTGATCGAACTGATGGAAAGCCCGAAAGGCGATCACTGA
- a CDS encoding DUF1467 family protein, protein MQFMSGLVVFTIAWWVCFFTVLPIGVQGQWEDGSTVEGTEEAAPKHHMVGKKAIWATMGATVITAIAAVVVPRLLAQ, encoded by the coding sequence ATGCAGTTCATGAGCGGGTTGGTCGTTTTCACGATCGCCTGGTGGGTCTGTTTCTTTACCGTGCTTCCCATTGGCGTTCAGGGTCAGTGGGAAGATGGGTCGACCGTTGAGGGCACCGAAGAGGCGGCCCCGAAACATCATATGGTCGGCAAGAAAGCCATATGGGCCACGATGGGCGCCACCGTGATAACCGCCATTGCAGCCGTTGTCGTGCCACGCCTGCTTGCGCAATAG
- a CDS encoding proline--tRNA ligase, which translates to MRLSRYFLPVSKEAPADAAIVSHKLMLRTGMVRQNGAGIYTWLPLGYRVLKKIEQIVREEMDRAGAVELLMPTLQQADLWRESGRYDDYGKEMLRIKDRHDRDMLYGPTNEELITDVFRSYVKSYKQLPLNLYHQQWKFRDEVRPRFGVMRGREFLMKDAYSFDLDEDGARVAYYKMFCAYLNAFSRMGLTAVPMRADTGPIGGELSHEFIILADTGESAVFCDKTLLDMEPPGLDLDFDGDLSGEVEKRTQYYAATEEMHDEAAFAAIPEDRQVSARGIEVGHIFNFGTKYSKPMNAVVQGPDGQMVPVQMGSYGIGVSRLVGGIIEACHDDNGIVWPESVAPFHVGLINMRAGDEACDKACGDLYEQLEAAGIDTLYDDTDDRAGAKFARMDLIGLPWQLVIGPKGLEKGIVEVKNRKTGEKVELPFADVVAKVTPA; encoded by the coding sequence ATGCGGCTTTCCAGATACTTCCTGCCCGTTTCCAAGGAAGCGCCGGCAGATGCGGCCATTGTTTCGCACAAGCTGATGCTGCGCACCGGCATGGTGCGCCAGAACGGAGCGGGCATCTACACCTGGCTGCCGCTGGGCTATCGCGTCCTGAAGAAGATCGAACAGATCGTGCGGGAAGAGATGGACCGCGCAGGCGCCGTCGAACTTCTCATGCCTACGCTGCAGCAGGCCGATCTGTGGCGTGAATCCGGCCGCTATGATGATTACGGCAAGGAGATGCTCCGCATCAAAGACCGGCACGACCGGGACATGCTCTACGGCCCGACCAATGAAGAGCTGATCACCGACGTCTTCCGGTCTTATGTGAAAAGCTACAAGCAGCTTCCGCTGAACCTGTATCACCAGCAATGGAAGTTCCGCGATGAAGTGCGCCCGCGCTTTGGCGTGATGCGCGGCCGCGAATTCCTGATGAAGGATGCCTATTCCTTCGACCTCGATGAAGACGGTGCGCGGGTCGCTTACTACAAGATGTTCTGCGCCTACCTGAACGCGTTCAGCCGCATGGGCCTGACCGCCGTGCCGATGCGCGCCGATACCGGCCCGATTGGGGGCGAACTCAGCCACGAATTCATCATCCTCGCCGATACGGGCGAGAGCGCGGTTTTCTGTGACAAAACACTGCTGGATATGGAGCCGCCCGGGCTGGACCTCGACTTTGATGGCGACCTGTCCGGCGAAGTGGAGAAGCGCACGCAATACTATGCGGCCACCGAAGAGATGCACGACGAGGCGGCCTTCGCGGCCATTCCGGAAGACCGTCAGGTCTCCGCGCGCGGCATCGAAGTCGGCCACATCTTCAATTTCGGCACCAAATATTCGAAGCCCATGAATGCCGTGGTGCAGGGGCCGGATGGTCAGATGGTGCCGGTCCAGATGGGCAGCTACGGCATCGGCGTCTCGCGCCTCGTCGGCGGCATCATCGAGGCATGCCATGACGACAATGGTATTGTGTGGCCGGAATCCGTGGCGCCGTTCCATGTCGGTCTGATCAACATGCGTGCTGGCGATGAAGCCTGCGACAAGGCCTGCGGCGATCTCTACGAGCAGCTGGAAGCGGCTGGTATCGACACGCTGTACGACGACACCGATGACCGGGCCGGCGCGAAGTTCGCGCGGATGGATCTGATCGGCCTGCCATGGCAGCTGGTGATCGGCCCGAAAGGCCTTGAAAAGGGCATAGTTGAAGTCAAGAATCGCAAGACTGGCGAGAAGGTTGAGCTGCCCTTCGCCGATGTCGTTGCAAAGGTTACGCCCGCATGA
- a CDS encoding ABC transporter permease, translating to MSQAAAPFGRLERTLAWRYLRARREHGGASLISIISFVGIFFAVAALIITMSIMSGFRATLLDALLGGQPHVYAVVNQYTEAEAEAIADKIREVPGVTSASPYIEEYVLVTANGRKTGAVVRALRNEDLATLAFLKDHGQAAIDAGFGVGRNGGNTIMMGSFLAAGREGLGVIPGDKVEIITTGTNASVMGATPRSKAYTVGEIFSTGSVELDMAYIFMPMDQAQILFQSKDHYQMLDIRLKDPDKTQEAMRAISLATGNAVMMYDWKSQRAAYLNALKVERTMVRLLVMVIMGIATLNIIVGVVMLVKNKTRDIAILRTIGLGRGGVLRVFLMVGTVLGSLGALLGMTVGVLFILNIGAIEAFINLFMDGGKVFDAETYGLAHLPAILDWGDVFSTGLYALGMSAFVSLIPAWWASRQDPVSALRFE from the coding sequence ATGAGTCAGGCCGCTGCGCCATTTGGACGTCTCGAACGAACCCTGGCCTGGCGGTACCTGCGCGCCCGGCGTGAACATGGCGGTGCGAGCCTGATTTCGATCATCTCCTTCGTCGGCATTTTCTTCGCCGTTGCGGCGCTGATCATCACCATGTCGATCATGAGCGGTTTCCGCGCGACGCTTCTGGATGCGTTGCTGGGCGGCCAGCCGCATGTCTATGCCGTTGTCAATCAGTACACAGAGGCCGAAGCCGAGGCGATTGCCGACAAGATCCGGGAAGTGCCGGGCGTCACCAGCGCATCGCCCTATATCGAGGAATACGTCCTCGTCACGGCCAATGGCCGCAAGACAGGCGCGGTCGTGCGTGCGCTGCGGAACGAAGATCTCGCGACGCTCGCCTTCCTGAAGGACCATGGGCAGGCGGCGATCGATGCCGGGTTCGGCGTCGGACGGAATGGCGGCAACACGATCATGATGGGCTCTTTCCTGGCGGCGGGCCGCGAAGGCTTGGGCGTCATTCCGGGCGACAAGGTCGAGATCATCACCACTGGCACCAATGCCAGCGTCATGGGCGCGACGCCGCGTTCCAAGGCCTACACGGTGGGGGAGATCTTCTCCACCGGCAGTGTCGAACTCGACATGGCCTATATCTTCATGCCGATGGACCAGGCGCAGATCCTGTTCCAGTCCAAGGATCATTACCAGATGCTGGACATCCGGTTGAAGGACCCGGACAAGACGCAGGAAGCCATGCGGGCCATTTCGCTCGCCACCGGCAATGCCGTGATGATGTATGACTGGAAGAGCCAGCGCGCGGCCTATCTGAACGCCCTGAAAGTGGAACGGACCATGGTGCGCCTGCTGGTCATGGTGATCATGGGAATTGCGACGCTGAACATTATCGTCGGCGTGGTCATGCTGGTGAAGAACAAGACCCGCGACATCGCGATCCTGCGCACGATCGGCCTCGGCCGCGGCGGTGTCCTGCGCGTGTTTCTGATGGTCGGCACTGTGCTTGGTTCGCTGGGCGCGCTTCTGGGCATGACAGTCGGCGTCCTGTTCATCCTGAACATCGGCGCCATAGAGGCCTTCATCAATCTGTTCATGGACGGCGGCAAAGTGTTTGACGCGGAGACCTATGGCCTCGCGCACCTGCCGGCGATCCTCGACTGGGGCGACGTGTTCAGCACAGGCCTCTACGCCCTTGGCATGTCGGCCTTCGTTTCTCTTATTCCGGCCTGGTGGGCCTCCCGCCAGGATCCGGTCAGCGCCCTGAGGTTCGAGTGA
- a CDS encoding ABC transporter ATP-binding protein, producing the protein MTTPVLELAGINRVYKTAAGELNVLSDANLQLQAGELVGLIGPSGSGKSTLLHTAGLLERPEAGVVLLDGIDCLKLDDKARTAMRRSKIGFVYQFHHLLPEFNAADNVAMPLMIAGVSRKAARETATELLGEMGLDHRADHQPGQMSGGEQQRVAIARALANTPRLVIADEPTGNLDPATTARVFATFIKMAREEGAAVLVATHNHALTTHMDRVLTLEDGKLVPYEPE; encoded by the coding sequence ATGACGACCCCTGTGCTTGAACTCGCCGGCATCAACCGCGTCTACAAGACCGCCGCGGGTGAGCTGAACGTGCTGTCCGACGCGAACCTTCAGCTGCAGGCGGGGGAGCTGGTCGGCCTGATCGGTCCGTCCGGGTCCGGCAAGTCGACCCTGTTGCACACCGCCGGCCTGCTGGAACGGCCGGAGGCAGGCGTGGTCCTGCTAGATGGCATCGATTGCCTGAAGCTGGACGACAAGGCGCGCACGGCGATGCGCCGCTCCAAGATCGGCTTTGTCTATCAGTTCCACCACTTGCTGCCGGAGTTCAACGCGGCGGACAATGTGGCGATGCCGCTGATGATCGCTGGCGTCAGCCGCAAGGCAGCGCGCGAGACGGCGACCGAACTGCTGGGCGAGATGGGGCTCGACCACCGGGCGGATCACCAGCCGGGCCAGATGTCCGGCGGGGAGCAGCAGCGCGTGGCCATCGCCCGGGCGCTCGCCAACACGCCGCGCCTTGTGATCGCGGACGAGCCGACCGGCAATCTCGATCCGGCCACAACGGCGCGGGTCTTTGCCACCTTCATCAAGATGGCTCGGGAAGAGGGCGCGGCCGTGCTCGTCGCTACCCACAACCACGCGCTGACGACTCATATGGACCGCGTTCTGACGCTGGAAGACGGCAAGCTGGTTCCGTACGAACCGGAATAA
- the dnaE gene encoding DNA polymerase III subunit alpha: protein MSESPFIHLAIRSSYSLLESMISPKDVKAWCEEHLVPAVAITDRNNLFGALEISLTLSGAGIQPIMACCFDVVEDVPRAEPSRLSLYAQNETGYRRLMYLSSRAYLDAADGVPKLSRALVMEQTDGLIVLTGGAEGDVAKHLLKGRVADARTELSTLAGAYPGRCYVEITRHGTPEERAVEEGLIELAYELELPLVATHDARFMKPEDAQAHDAMMCISNGEYLGQPDRKQVSAQQYLKSPSEMRLLFADLPEAIENTVEIARRCSVKSETHKPILPHFSNEGRSEAEELRKQALEGLELRLKEADQLYADRETYFERLDYELGIIERMGFPGYFLIVSDFIKWAKEHGIPVGPGRGSGAGSVVAWVLLITDLDPLRFDLLFERFLNPERVSMPDFDVDFCQERRGEVIRYVRDKYGADSVAMIITFGTLQAKAVVRDVGRVMQMPYGQVDRLAKLIPFNPANPPKLQEAIDDEPKFYEEMDADERVGELLKIALKLEGKYRNAGTHAAGVVIGDRPLVELVPLYNDPRADLPATQFNMKYAETAGLVKFDFLGLKTLTVIDRALKFIRRDGKDVGPEWKSLDDQATYDMMGGGDTLGVFQLEGAGMRDTLKKVRPHSLEDVIAIISLYRPGPMENIPVYIEGKENPEGVKYAHPDLKPVLEATYGVPVYQEQVMRMAQEIAGYSLGDADLLRRAMGKKKVEEMVAQRQRFVEGAAANKGMDAPLANEIFDTMEKFAGYGFNKSHAAAYALIGYHTGYLKRHFPVEFLAASMSLDLGNTDKLAAFFQEAKRLKIPVIAPDVNSSTADFDVRDGSIVYALGALKGVGLEAMKHVVAIREQDGPFKDIYDFAERVDPKHVNKKAFESLSKAGAFDCFDKNRARVLAGAPMLAQMAASAAEDRMGGQGGLFGDAEPALRPAMPAVKAWNGQQKLDEEFRSIGFYFSGHPLDDVLSGLDRERVTLAMEIEERASDGKPIEMIGIVRLRSDKPARNGGKFAFLTLSDPTGEVEMMVFPETLSQNYDLLQVGNAVAVTVGVKRNGEEIRLNAERVLPLESARLSRGMGALKVRLAVGANPSEIAGVVHHLAKLPDAERGEILVEVPLEDGRLVILKLPATYTISLKAQRALKDVPGVERVEPQKAA from the coding sequence TTGTCCGAGTCGCCCTTCATCCATCTTGCCATCCGTTCCAGCTATTCGCTGCTGGAGAGCATGATCTCGCCGAAGGATGTGAAGGCCTGGTGCGAGGAGCATCTTGTCCCGGCCGTGGCGATTACCGACCGTAACAATCTGTTCGGCGCGCTCGAAATTTCGCTTACCCTGTCCGGCGCCGGCATCCAGCCGATCATGGCCTGCTGTTTCGATGTCGTGGAAGACGTCCCGAGGGCCGAACCCTCGCGCCTGTCGCTGTACGCGCAGAACGAGACCGGCTACCGCCGCCTGATGTACCTGTCATCGCGCGCCTATCTGGACGCAGCCGACGGCGTGCCAAAGCTTTCCCGCGCACTGGTGATGGAGCAGACAGACGGCCTGATCGTGCTGACGGGCGGCGCCGAAGGCGACGTCGCGAAACACCTCCTGAAAGGGCGTGTCGCGGATGCGCGGACGGAGCTGTCCACGCTGGCGGGTGCCTATCCGGGCCGGTGCTATGTCGAGATCACGCGCCATGGCACGCCGGAGGAGCGCGCGGTCGAGGAAGGCCTGATCGAGCTTGCCTATGAGCTGGAGCTGCCTCTCGTCGCCACGCATGATGCCCGCTTCATGAAGCCGGAAGACGCACAGGCGCACGACGCCATGATGTGTATCTCCAATGGCGAATATCTCGGCCAGCCGGACCGCAAACAGGTGAGCGCGCAGCAATACCTGAAATCGCCTTCGGAAATGCGGCTGTTGTTCGCGGATCTGCCGGAGGCCATCGAAAATACGGTCGAGATTGCGCGGCGCTGCTCGGTGAAGTCGGAAACGCACAAGCCGATCCTGCCGCACTTCTCGAATGAAGGCCGGTCTGAGGCGGAGGAATTGCGCAAGCAGGCCCTGGAAGGCCTCGAACTCCGTCTCAAGGAAGCGGACCAGCTTTATGCAGACCGGGAGACCTATTTCGAACGGCTGGACTACGAGCTGGGCATCATCGAACGGATGGGGTTTCCCGGTTACTTCCTGATCGTTTCGGACTTTATCAAATGGGCCAAGGAACACGGCATTCCGGTCGGCCCGGGCCGGGGCTCGGGTGCCGGGTCGGTTGTCGCCTGGGTGCTGCTGATCACAGACCTTGATCCGCTGCGGTTCGATCTCCTGTTCGAGCGCTTCCTGAACCCGGAACGCGTCTCGATGCCTGACTTCGATGTGGACTTCTGCCAGGAGCGGCGCGGTGAGGTGATCCGTTATGTCCGCGACAAGTATGGCGCGGACTCCGTGGCGATGATCATCACCTTCGGTACGCTGCAGGCAAAGGCTGTGGTGCGCGATGTCGGCCGGGTGATGCAGATGCCGTACGGCCAGGTCGACCGGCTGGCCAAACTGATCCCGTTTAATCCGGCCAATCCGCCGAAGCTGCAGGAAGCCATCGACGACGAACCGAAGTTCTATGAGGAAATGGACGCCGACGAACGCGTTGGCGAACTCCTCAAGATTGCGCTCAAGCTGGAAGGTAAATACCGGAATGCCGGGACGCACGCTGCCGGTGTCGTGATTGGCGACCGGCCGCTGGTGGAGCTGGTGCCGCTTTATAACGATCCGCGGGCTGATCTTCCGGCAACCCAGTTCAACATGAAATATGCCGAGACGGCCGGACTGGTGAAGTTCGACTTCCTCGGCCTGAAAACCCTGACCGTGATTGACCGGGCGCTGAAGTTTATCCGGCGCGATGGCAAGGATGTCGGTCCGGAGTGGAAGAGCCTGGACGATCAGGCCACATACGACATGATGGGTGGCGGTGACACGCTCGGCGTCTTCCAGCTTGAAGGCGCGGGTATGCGCGATACGCTGAAAAAAGTGCGCCCGCACAGCCTGGAAGACGTGATCGCCATCATCTCGCTTTATCGTCCGGGTCCGATGGAGAACATCCCGGTCTATATCGAGGGCAAGGAAAACCCTGAAGGCGTGAAATACGCCCACCCCGACCTGAAACCCGTTCTGGAAGCCACGTACGGCGTGCCGGTTTATCAGGAGCAGGTGATGCGGATGGCGCAGGAAATCGCCGGCTATTCGCTCGGCGACGCTGACCTCTTGCGCCGCGCCATGGGTAAGAAAAAAGTCGAGGAGATGGTCGCCCAGCGCCAGCGCTTTGTGGAAGGCGCCGCGGCGAACAAGGGTATGGACGCGCCGCTTGCGAACGAAATCTTCGATACGATGGAGAAGTTCGCGGGCTACGGCTTCAACAAGTCTCACGCCGCCGCCTATGCGCTGATCGGGTATCACACCGGCTATCTGAAGCGGCATTTCCCTGTCGAGTTCCTGGCCGCTTCGATGAGCCTTGATCTCGGCAACACCGACAAGCTCGCCGCCTTCTTCCAGGAAGCCAAGCGGCTGAAGATCCCGGTGATTGCGCCGGACGTGAATTCCTCGACCGCCGATTTCGATGTGCGCGACGGCTCGATCGTTTACGCGCTGGGTGCCCTCAAGGGCGTCGGCCTGGAAGCCATGAAGCATGTCGTTGCGATCCGTGAGCAGGACGGCCCGTTCAAGGACATCTACGACTTCGCCGAACGGGTGGACCCGAAGCATGTGAACAAGAAGGCATTCGAATCCCTCTCCAAGGCCGGTGCATTCGACTGTTTCGACAAGAACCGCGCCCGCGTGCTGGCCGGCGCGCCGATGCTTGCCCAGATGGCGGCGAGTGCGGCGGAAGACCGGATGGGCGGGCAGGGTGGCCTGTTTGGCGATGCCGAGCCGGCGCTGCGCCCTGCCATGCCGGCCGTGAAGGCCTGGAACGGCCAGCAGAAGCTGGATGAGGAATTCCGCTCCATCGGCTTCTACTTCTCCGGCCACCCGCTGGATGATGTGCTCTCCGGTCTCGACCGGGAGCGGGTGACGCTGGCGATGGAGATCGAGGAGCGCGCCTCTGACGGGAAGCCTATCGAAATGATCGGCATTGTCCGCCTGCGTTCCGACAAGCCGGCCCGCAATGGCGGCAAATTTGCCTTTCTCACCCTGTCCGATCCGACGGGGGAGGTGGAGATGATGGTCTTCCCGGAGACGCTGTCCCAGAATTACGACCTGCTACAGGTCGGCAATGCCGTGGCGGTGACGGTCGGGGTGAAACGGAACGGGGAGGAGATCCGTCTCAACGCCGAACGGGTGCTCCCGCTGGAATCGGCCCGTCTCAGCCGGGGGATGGGGGCGTTGAAAGTGCGCCTCGCTGTCGGGGCCAATCCGTCGGAGATTGCCGGGGTCGTCCACCACCTCGCCAAGCTGCCGGATGCCGAGCGCGGGGAAATCCTGGTCGAGGTGCCGCTGGAGGACGGGCGGCTGGTCATTCTCAAGCTGCCGGCCACTTACACAATCAGCCTGAAAGCCCAGCGGGCATTGAAGGATGTGCCCGGCGTGGAACGGGTGGAGCCCCAGAAGGCCGCCTGA
- the rpsB gene encoding 30S ribosomal protein S2 → MALPDFTMRQLLEAGVHFGHQTHRWNPRMKPYIYGDRSGIHIMDLSKTVPALHQALLFVRDTVAKGGRVLFVGTKRQAQEPVAEAAQRCAQYYMNHRWLGGTLTNWSTVSNSIKQLRELNAMFESGGGSGLTKKELLDLERRREKLQKSLGGIADMGGLPSAMIVIDTNKEAIAVQEARKLGIPVVAVLDTNCDPADADYGFPGNDDAARAISLYCNLFADAVLDGLAESSAGLGMDLGELEDVTGVVEADVAAADQTADEAGA, encoded by the coding sequence ATGGCCCTACCTGACTTCACCATGCGTCAGCTGCTCGAAGCTGGCGTTCACTTCGGTCACCAAACCCACCGCTGGAACCCGCGTATGAAGCCGTATATCTACGGCGACCGCTCCGGCATTCACATCATGGACCTTTCCAAGACTGTGCCGGCTCTGCACCAGGCACTGCTGTTCGTGCGTGATACGGTGGCCAAGGGCGGCCGCGTGCTGTTCGTCGGCACCAAGCGCCAGGCCCAGGAGCCGGTGGCTGAAGCCGCACAGCGCTGCGCCCAGTACTACATGAACCACCGCTGGCTCGGCGGCACGCTGACCAACTGGTCTACCGTGTCCAACTCGATCAAGCAGCTGCGCGAACTGAACGCCATGTTCGAAAGCGGTGGCGGCTCGGGCCTGACCAAGAAAGAACTGCTCGATCTGGAGCGTCGCCGTGAGAAACTGCAAAAGTCTCTGGGCGGTATCGCTGACATGGGCGGCCTGCCGTCGGCCATGATCGTGATCGACACCAACAAGGAAGCCATCGCTGTTCAGGAAGCCCGCAAGCTGGGTATCCCGGTCGTGGCTGTCCTCGATACGAACTGCGATCCGGCGGATGCCGACTATGGCTTCCCGGGCAATGACGACGCTGCACGCGCCATCTCGCTTTACTGCAACCTGTTCGCCGATGCCGTCCTCGACGGTCTGGCAGAATCCTCCGCCGGTCTCGGCATGGACCTGGGCGAGCTGGAAGATGTGACGGGCGTTGTGGAAGCTGACGTTGCTGCTGCAGATCAAACGGCTGACGAAGCTGGCGCATAA
- the tsf gene encoding translation elongation factor Ts → MAEITAALVKALREKTGAGMMDAKKALVENNGDEAAATEWLRAKGLSKAAKKSGRTAADGLVAVQVSEDGKAGAIVELNAETDFVARNEKFQSALAGITKAALDTDGSVEALAGAASPDGEGTVDDLIKRLIATIGENMTLRRSAKLTADGKVASYIHNAEAPGMGKVGVLVALDGSGDLDDIGRKVAMHIAATSPAAATTDELDPAIVEAEKRVLTEQARESGKPDNVIEKMIVGRMQKFYKEVVLVEQPFVMNPDQTVGEFLKGEGATLKGFVNFKLGEGIDKEEDNFADEVASMTKGA, encoded by the coding sequence ATGGCTGAGATTACAGCTGCGCTTGTGAAGGCGCTCCGTGAAAAAACGGGCGCTGGCATGATGGACGCCAAAAAGGCGCTCGTCGAAAACAATGGTGACGAAGCCGCAGCCACCGAGTGGCTGCGTGCGAAAGGCCTGTCCAAGGCTGCCAAAAAGTCGGGCCGTACGGCCGCTGACGGCCTGGTGGCGGTTCAGGTTTCCGAAGATGGCAAAGCTGGCGCGATCGTCGAGCTGAACGCCGAAACGGACTTCGTTGCCCGTAACGAGAAGTTCCAGTCCGCTCTGGCTGGCATCACCAAGGCAGCCCTGGATACCGACGGTTCCGTCGAAGCCCTGGCCGGTGCCGCGTCGCCGGATGGTGAAGGTACGGTCGATGACCTGATCAAGCGCCTGATCGCCACCATCGGTGAAAACATGACCCTGCGCCGGTCGGCCAAGCTGACGGCTGATGGCAAAGTGGCGTCCTACATCCACAACGCTGAAGCCCCCGGCATGGGCAAAGTGGGTGTGCTGGTCGCGCTCGACGGTTCGGGTGATCTGGACGATATCGGCCGCAAGGTCGCAATGCACATCGCTGCAACGTCTCCGGCCGCTGCGACGACCGATGAGCTGGACCCGGCCATCGTCGAAGCTGAGAAACGCGTCCTGACGGAACAAGCCCGTGAAAGCGGCAAGCCGGACAATGTCATCGAGAAGATGATCGTTGGCCGCATGCAGAAGTTCTACAAGGAAGTCGTGCTGGTTGAGCAGCCTTTCGTCATGAACCCCGACCAGACGGTCGGCGAGTTCCTCAAAGGCGAAGGTGCAACGCTGAAGGGCTTCGTCAACTTCAAACTCGGTGAAGGCATCGACAAAGAAGAAGACAACTTCGCAGACGAAGTCGCCTCCATGACAAAAGGCGCCTGA
- the pyrH gene encoding UMP kinase, whose protein sequence is MPSGDPETSELKYKRVLLKLSGEALMGPGQFGIDIPTCEKFAKAIKEAREAGAEVCLVIGGGNIFRGVAGAAKGMERAQADSMGMLATVMNALAMQSVLENMDVPTRVLSAIHMEAICEPYIRRRAQRHMEKGRIVIFAAGIGNPFFTTDTGAALRAIEMNCDALLKGTQVDGVYTADPKLDASATRYDDVSYQELLVKDLRVMDSSAVSLMRDNNIPIVVFSLKEEGSLLKVLHGQGTSTTITNKGMSAK, encoded by the coding sequence ATGCCGAGCGGGGACCCCGAGACAAGCGAACTAAAGTACAAGCGCGTACTGCTGAAGTTGTCGGGGGAGGCCCTGATGGGCCCCGGCCAGTTCGGAATCGATATCCCGACCTGCGAGAAATTTGCCAAGGCAATCAAGGAAGCCCGGGAAGCCGGCGCGGAGGTCTGCCTTGTGATCGGTGGCGGCAACATCTTCCGCGGTGTTGCCGGGGCGGCAAAAGGCATGGAGCGCGCCCAGGCGGACTCCATGGGCATGCTGGCGACGGTCATGAATGCGCTCGCCATGCAGAGCGTCCTGGAGAATATGGACGTGCCGACGCGGGTGCTGTCCGCCATCCATATGGAAGCGATCTGCGAGCCCTATATCCGCCGCCGCGCGCAGCGGCATATGGAGAAGGGTCGGATCGTTATCTTCGCTGCTGGCATCGGTAACCCGTTCTTCACGACCGATACCGGTGCGGCGTTGCGGGCCATCGAGATGAACTGCGACGCCCTGCTGAAGGGAACGCAGGTAGACGGGGTTTATACCGCAGATCCCAAACTGGATGCCTCGGCCACGCGCTATGATGACGTGTCTTATCAGGAATTGCTGGTGAAAGACCTTCGTGTCATGGATTCGTCGGCTGTCAGTCTTATGCGTGACAACAATATCCCGATCGTGGTGTTCTCGCTGAAGGAAGAAGGATCGTTGCTGAAAGTGCTGCACGGCCAGGGCACCTCGACGACAATTACGAACAAGGGAATGTCTGCGAAATGA
- the frr gene encoding ribosome recycling factor, with product MSYDKKDLERRMEGALTSLSTEFSGLRTGRASVNLLDSIMVPAYGSTVPLNQVASVTVSDTRMLSVNVWDKTVVGAADRAIRESGLGLNPVVDGQNLRLPIPPLNEERRKELQKVAGKYAESARVAIRNIRRDGMDSLKAMEKDGEISEDRHHALSDEVQKLTDTYVAKVDDALKAKEAEIMQV from the coding sequence ATGAGCTATGACAAGAAAGACCTTGAGCGCCGCATGGAAGGTGCTCTGACTTCGCTTTCAACGGAATTCAGTGGTCTGCGTACAGGCCGCGCGTCGGTAAACCTGCTCGATTCCATCATGGTACCGGCTTATGGTTCGACTGTTCCGCTGAATCAGGTGGCGTCCGTCACGGTGAGCGATACCCGAATGCTGTCCGTCAATGTCTGGGACAAGACTGTCGTGGGCGCTGCAGATCGTGCCATCCGGGAATCCGGGCTTGGCCTGAACCCTGTCGTCGACGGCCAGAACCTGCGCCTGCCGATTCCGCCGCTTAACGAGGAACGCCGGAAGGAACTTCAGAAGGTTGCCGGCAAGTATGCGGAGTCTGCGCGCGTCGCGATCCGCAATATCCGCCGCGATGGCATGGATAGCCTCAAGGCAATGGAAAAGGACGGGGAGATCAGCGAAGACCGTCATCATGCCCTGTCTGACGAAGTTCAGAAACTGACCGACACTTATGTCGCCAAAGTGGACGATGCCCTGAAGGCCAAAGAAGCGGAGATCATGCAGGTCTGA